A portion of the Micromonospora tarapacensis genome contains these proteins:
- a CDS encoding globin domain-containing protein: MDNFARLLKESWTLVEEQRVRLSGHFYARLFLLDPELRKLFPVQMTGQGDRLLEAIITAIHAVDDPEGFDEFLRALGRDHRKYHVEAAHYDTMGVALLDALRSTAGGGWNLEYDQAWRDAYAAIAGKMLAGATADGDPPFWHAEVLTHERYGPDTAVFTCRALQHPLSWKAGQYVSVEVPRYHPRVWRTYSVANAPNEDNVLEFHVRTPAEAAGWVSGALVRRIKPGDLLRVAAPMGSMTLDRSSERDILCVAGGVGLAPIKALVEELAGFNRARWVHVFYGARTEADLYGLDRLRELVAAHPWLSVTAACSDDPDFDGEQGDVPDVVARYGPWTTHDCYVSGSAPMVRSTLRVLAADDVPPQRTRYDTFGNL, translated from the coding sequence GTGGACAACTTCGCGCGGCTGCTGAAGGAGAGCTGGACCCTCGTCGAGGAGCAGCGGGTCCGGCTGAGCGGTCACTTCTACGCCCGGCTGTTCCTCCTCGACCCCGAGCTGCGCAAGCTCTTCCCGGTCCAGATGACCGGCCAGGGTGATCGGCTGCTCGAAGCGATCATCACGGCGATCCACGCGGTGGACGATCCGGAGGGCTTCGACGAGTTCCTCCGCGCGCTCGGCCGGGACCACCGCAAGTACCACGTCGAGGCGGCCCACTACGACACGATGGGCGTGGCGCTGCTGGATGCGTTGCGCAGCACCGCCGGTGGCGGCTGGAACCTGGAGTACGACCAGGCGTGGCGGGACGCGTACGCGGCGATCGCCGGGAAGATGCTGGCCGGTGCGACGGCGGACGGCGACCCGCCGTTCTGGCACGCCGAGGTGTTGACCCACGAGCGGTACGGTCCGGACACCGCCGTCTTCACCTGCCGGGCGCTGCAACATCCGCTGTCGTGGAAGGCGGGCCAGTACGTCAGCGTCGAGGTGCCCCGCTACCACCCTCGGGTGTGGCGGACGTACTCGGTGGCCAACGCACCGAACGAGGACAACGTGCTGGAGTTCCACGTCCGTACGCCGGCCGAGGCCGCCGGTTGGGTCTCCGGTGCGCTGGTCCGCCGGATCAAACCGGGTGACCTGCTCCGGGTGGCCGCGCCGATGGGCTCGATGACGCTGGACCGCTCGTCGGAGCGGGACATCCTCTGCGTCGCCGGGGGCGTCGGGTTGGCCCCGATCAAGGCGCTGGTGGAGGAGTTGGCTGGCTTCAACCGGGCCCGCTGGGTGCACGTCTTCTACGGCGCCCGGACCGAGGCGGATCTCTACGGTCTCGACCGGCTGCGGGAGTTGGTGGCGGCCCACCCCTGGCTGTCGGTGACCGCCGCGTGCAGCGACGACCCGGATTTCGACGGCGAGCAGGGCGACGTCCCGGACGTGGTGGCCCGCTACGGGCCGTGGACGACGCACGACTGCTACGTCTCCGGTTCGGCACCTATGGTCCGTTCGACGCTACGGGTGCTCGCCGCGGACGACGTCCCACCGCAGCGCACCCGGTACGACACGTTCGGCAACCTGTAG
- a CDS encoding peptide deformylase yields MTTSPLDRAADSFAAELARHRTERGLSKKHLAALMGFDPSYVSHVEGRRHRPTEDFARRAEAVLEAGGAIWQRFREYDGLRHARSERNHRDPSLPGQWMPPGTGLIVERETAVLTHTEDAYRCVIRRELYNAGTEPVTRYLIRVAVDRYPNDPGRSNRHHREHPLSFAELQLRASREEFGEREAMHWRAKHDRDAFKEIWLLFENAERRFPLYPGRRATIEYAYTVGQDKWGPWFQRAVRVPTRHLAVRLDLPATLDPQVWGAETSLSAEEGLLRTAVTRHEDGDRAIFDWATDEPPLNARYRLLWRFRAQPEPEAEGGRVRPSDRMRGLGIVQRGTDLLRQPARPFDLPREEQTAREIVDRLITALARLDELHPFTKGVGIAAPQLDVGRAAAVVRPPDRTAEPVVLLNPRVVDAAPHTDEQYEGCLSFFDHRGLVPRPLRLDVEHAQFDGGRLITSFEFGMARLVAHEIDHLDGRLYVDRMAPGVPLVPIEEYRESGHPWRY; encoded by the coding sequence ATGACGACCTCACCGCTCGATCGGGCTGCCGACTCCTTCGCCGCCGAACTCGCCCGGCACCGGACGGAGCGGGGGCTGTCCAAGAAGCACCTGGCCGCCCTGATGGGCTTCGACCCGTCCTACGTCAGCCACGTCGAGGGGCGTCGGCACCGACCCACCGAGGACTTCGCCCGCCGCGCCGAGGCCGTCCTGGAGGCCGGCGGCGCGATCTGGCAGCGCTTCCGGGAGTACGACGGCCTGCGGCACGCCCGCAGCGAACGCAACCACCGCGACCCCAGCCTGCCCGGCCAGTGGATGCCGCCCGGCACCGGGCTCATCGTCGAACGCGAGACGGCCGTCCTCACCCACACCGAGGACGCCTACCGCTGCGTCATCCGTCGCGAGCTGTACAACGCCGGCACGGAGCCCGTCACCCGCTACCTGATCCGGGTCGCCGTGGACCGCTACCCCAACGACCCGGGCCGATCCAACCGGCACCACCGGGAACACCCGCTCAGCTTCGCCGAACTGCAACTGCGTGCATCCCGCGAGGAGTTCGGCGAGCGCGAGGCCATGCACTGGCGGGCCAAGCACGACCGGGACGCGTTCAAGGAGATCTGGCTGCTCTTCGAGAACGCCGAACGGCGCTTCCCGCTCTACCCGGGCCGCCGCGCCACCATCGAGTACGCGTACACCGTCGGGCAGGACAAGTGGGGCCCGTGGTTCCAGCGCGCGGTCCGCGTACCGACCCGGCACCTCGCCGTACGCCTGGACCTGCCGGCGACGCTCGACCCGCAGGTCTGGGGCGCGGAAACCTCGCTATCGGCGGAGGAGGGCTTGCTGCGCACGGCCGTCACCCGGCACGAGGACGGCGACCGGGCGATCTTCGACTGGGCGACCGACGAGCCGCCGCTGAACGCCCGGTACCGGCTGCTGTGGCGCTTCCGGGCGCAGCCGGAGCCGGAAGCGGAGGGCGGCCGGGTCCGGCCGTCCGACCGGATGCGCGGGCTCGGCATCGTCCAGCGCGGCACCGACCTGCTGCGGCAGCCGGCCCGCCCGTTCGACCTGCCACGGGAGGAACAGACCGCCCGGGAGATCGTCGACCGGCTGATCACCGCGCTGGCCCGGCTGGACGAACTGCACCCGTTCACCAAGGGGGTGGGGATCGCCGCCCCGCAGCTCGACGTCGGCCGCGCCGCGGCGGTGGTCCGCCCGCCCGACCGGACGGCCGAGCCCGTCGTGCTGCTCAACCCCCGGGTGGTCGATGCCGCCCCGCACACCGACGAGCAGTACGAGGGCTGCCTCTCCTTCTTCGACCACAGAGGGCTGGTGCCGCGACCGTTGCGGCTCGACGTGGAACACGCGCAGTTCGACGGCGGCCGGCTCATCACCTCGTTCGAGTTCGGCATGGCCCGGCTGGTGGCGCACGAGATCGACCACCTGGACGGGCGGCTCTACGTCGACCGGATGGCACCCGGAGTGCCGCTGGTGCCGATCGAGGAGTACCGCGAATCCGGCCACCCCTGGCGTTACTGA
- a CDS encoding class I SAM-dependent methyltransferase — protein MAEITGDQRVQSEVLEGLATAVNHRRWFIELALPYLGDDPIEIGSGLGDYALEWSEHFPRFTATEADPDRLVSLKERLADRPAIEVRQMLLPNSERGEYSAAVSYNVLEHIEDHVGALRCMGQLVRPGGAVVIIVPAFQFAMSPADVATGHVRRYTKKTLAAAMTEAGLRVEKIHYANALGLIGYFMATKVFRLMPKEGPMVKVYDTLVLPVTKAAEQVARPPFGQSVFAVARTPD, from the coding sequence ATGGCAGAAATCACTGGGGATCAGCGCGTGCAGTCCGAGGTCCTGGAGGGCCTCGCCACGGCGGTCAACCACCGGCGCTGGTTCATCGAACTGGCCCTGCCCTACCTGGGCGACGATCCCATCGAGATCGGCAGTGGGCTCGGCGACTACGCACTGGAGTGGAGCGAGCACTTCCCCCGGTTCACCGCCACCGAGGCCGATCCGGATCGCCTGGTGTCGCTCAAGGAACGCCTCGCCGACCGGCCGGCCATCGAGGTACGTCAGATGCTGCTGCCCAACTCCGAGCGCGGCGAGTACAGCGCCGCGGTGTCGTACAACGTGCTGGAGCACATCGAGGACCACGTCGGCGCGCTGCGCTGCATGGGCCAGCTGGTCCGGCCCGGTGGGGCGGTGGTCATCATCGTGCCGGCGTTCCAGTTCGCGATGAGCCCGGCGGACGTCGCCACCGGCCACGTGCGCCGCTACACGAAGAAGACCCTGGCCGCGGCGATGACCGAGGCGGGACTGCGGGTGGAGAAGATCCACTACGCGAACGCGCTCGGGCTGATCGGCTACTTCATGGCCACCAAGGTCTTCCGGCTGATGCCGAAGGAGGGCCCGATGGTGAAGGTCTACGACACCCTGGTCCTACCCGTGACCAAGGCCGCCGAGCAGGTCGCCCGCCCACCCTTCGGCCAGTCCGTCTTCGCCGTCGCCCGCACCCCCGACTGA
- a CDS encoding YbhB/YbcL family Raf kinase inhibitor-like protein translates to MTLERPIAPDPYELLPTVASFTLTSDDVRNGEPMDAAHAHGSTGGGNVSPHLAWSDFPAETKGFVVTCFDPDAPTGSGFWHWVLVNLPVDVTELPRDAAGDDLRGAFTVRNDYGEQGFGGAAPPPGDRPHRYVFAVHALDVARLDVTPEATPAYVGFNLAFHTLARATIRPTYQIAG, encoded by the coding sequence ATGACCCTGGAACGACCCATCGCCCCGGACCCGTACGAACTGCTGCCGACAGTCGCCTCGTTCACGCTGACCAGCGACGACGTGCGCAACGGTGAGCCGATGGACGCGGCCCACGCACACGGCAGCACCGGTGGGGGCAACGTCTCACCGCACCTGGCCTGGTCGGATTTCCCGGCGGAGACCAAGGGTTTCGTGGTGACCTGCTTCGACCCGGACGCGCCGACCGGCAGCGGGTTCTGGCACTGGGTGCTGGTCAACCTGCCGGTCGATGTGACGGAACTGCCACGTGACGCGGCCGGCGACGACCTGCGTGGCGCGTTCACCGTGCGCAACGACTACGGCGAGCAGGGCTTTGGAGGCGCGGCACCACCGCCCGGCGACCGCCCGCACCGGTACGTCTTCGCGGTGCATGCCCTCGACGTGGCGCGGCTCGACGTCACCCCGGAGGCGACTCCCGCCTACGTGGGCTTCAACCTCGCCTTCCACACGCTGGCGAGGGCCACCATCCGCCCCACCTACCAGATTGCCGGCTGA
- a CDS encoding Nramp family divalent metal transporter has translation MSIAFRLRSQPRPAPNRGRLRWYGPGLLWMVSSVGSGSVLFTPRIGARYGYELLWLALIVTVLMWIMIREAGRFSVATGRTLLDGFRAVPGPSGWAIWVIFIPQLVAGVVTIAGIAALVGSALMVGLPGDQAMYASVVILGSGALVLAGRYQGVERITSVLALVLVGAAITAAASTVSGDIMTGLVPGVPDDVDLYFVLPWVGFILAGAVGVMWFSYWVAARGFGGAVDQPSSASDEAGGEKGADREEQLGRVRGWTRMMSRTAAVGVIGGGLVIVSFLVLGAELLAPQGRIPNGVDVARDLTALLSELWGTFGEVLLLTCVVVALWGTIFANQDGWARTYADATRLIIGRRPDDQPGRSAQPVAGDWADRLHRHPRRVYRTYVAVSMTLAPLVLFLLVRDPVQILSVGGIIAAAHTPVVVGLTLYVNRRLPAQVRPSLASQAALGGAGLFFGAFAVVYLLSLFGLRIGQ, from the coding sequence GTGTCGATTGCGTTCCGCCTCCGCTCACAGCCCAGACCCGCGCCCAACCGGGGCCGACTCCGTTGGTACGGCCCTGGCCTGCTGTGGATGGTGTCCTCGGTGGGCTCCGGATCGGTCCTGTTCACGCCCCGTATCGGCGCACGGTACGGCTACGAACTGCTGTGGTTGGCGCTGATCGTGACCGTACTGATGTGGATCATGATTCGGGAAGCCGGCCGGTTCAGCGTGGCGACCGGCCGTACTCTGCTCGATGGCTTCCGCGCGGTGCCGGGGCCGTCCGGCTGGGCGATCTGGGTGATCTTCATACCGCAGCTCGTCGCCGGGGTGGTCACCATCGCCGGCATCGCCGCCCTGGTAGGCAGCGCGCTCATGGTCGGACTGCCCGGCGATCAGGCCATGTACGCGAGCGTGGTGATCCTGGGCTCCGGTGCGCTGGTGCTGGCCGGCCGGTACCAGGGCGTGGAGCGGATCACTTCGGTGCTGGCCCTGGTCCTGGTCGGCGCAGCCATCACCGCAGCGGCGAGCACCGTCAGCGGCGACATCATGACCGGCCTGGTCCCGGGGGTACCTGACGATGTCGACCTGTACTTCGTCCTGCCCTGGGTCGGGTTCATCCTGGCCGGTGCGGTCGGCGTCATGTGGTTCTCCTACTGGGTCGCCGCGCGCGGCTTCGGCGGTGCGGTCGACCAGCCCTCGTCCGCCAGCGACGAGGCCGGCGGTGAGAAGGGAGCGGATCGCGAGGAGCAGCTCGGCCGGGTACGCGGCTGGACCCGGATGATGAGTCGCACCGCCGCGGTCGGCGTGATCGGCGGCGGACTGGTGATCGTGTCATTCCTGGTGCTCGGCGCCGAACTGCTCGCCCCGCAGGGGCGGATTCCCAACGGTGTCGATGTGGCCAGGGACCTGACCGCCCTGCTCAGCGAGCTGTGGGGCACCTTCGGTGAGGTGCTGCTGCTGACCTGCGTGGTGGTCGCGCTGTGGGGCACGATCTTCGCCAACCAGGACGGTTGGGCGCGGACCTACGCCGACGCCACCCGGCTCATCATCGGCCGGCGCCCCGACGACCAGCCCGGCCGCAGCGCCCAGCCGGTCGCCGGTGACTGGGCCGACCGGTTGCACCGCCACCCGCGCCGGGTCTACCGGACCTACGTGGCGGTGAGCATGACCCTCGCTCCGCTCGTGCTGTTCCTGTTGGTCCGTGACCCGGTGCAGATCCTGTCGGTCGGCGGGATCATCGCCGCCGCCCACACCCCGGTCGTGGTCGGGCTTACCCTGTACGTCAACCGTCGGCTACCGGCGCAGGTGCGGCCGTCGCTGGCCAGTCAGGCGGCGCTCGGCGGCGCCGGGCTGTTCTTCGGCGCCTTCGCCGTGGTCTACCTGCTGAGCCTGTTCGGACTGCGGATCGGCCAGTGA
- a CDS encoding HAD family hydrolase, with amino-acid sequence MNANLRRLLGDVDALLLDFDGPVCSIFAGYPAPQVAAELVDVLRQHGVDVSPELASEPDPLEVLRRTGAAGDQGVTRAVEEALCAAERRAVETAEPTAYGREVIVAARQSGMPVAVVSNNSAGAVSAYLAAHRLDAYVSPVVGRAYAHPDLMKPNPVPILQAAFAVGVPSSRCVLVGDSLSDIDGARLAGMRVIGYANRPSKAETFRAGADVVIASMGEIAGALIERIDH; translated from the coding sequence ATGAACGCCAACCTCCGCCGACTACTCGGCGATGTCGACGCACTCTTACTCGACTTTGACGGCCCGGTGTGCAGCATCTTCGCCGGATATCCCGCGCCGCAGGTTGCCGCCGAGTTGGTTGATGTGCTGCGGCAGCATGGGGTCGACGTTTCGCCGGAACTTGCCAGCGAGCCAGATCCGCTTGAAGTGCTACGCCGTACCGGCGCGGCTGGCGACCAGGGCGTCACACGGGCCGTAGAAGAGGCACTCTGCGCGGCCGAACGGCGGGCCGTCGAGACTGCCGAACCCACGGCGTACGGACGGGAAGTCATCGTCGCGGCACGACAATCCGGAATGCCGGTTGCGGTGGTTAGCAACAACTCGGCGGGCGCGGTGAGCGCGTACCTGGCCGCGCATCGGCTTGATGCGTACGTATCGCCGGTTGTCGGCCGGGCGTACGCCCATCCGGACCTGATGAAGCCCAACCCCGTGCCGATCCTGCAAGCCGCTTTCGCTGTCGGCGTGCCGTCGAGCCGGTGCGTTCTGGTTGGTGACTCACTTTCGGATATCGATGGGGCGCGGCTGGCCGGAATGCGGGTCATCGGATACGCGAATCGGCCAAGCAAGGCCGAGACATTCCGGGCGGGGGCAGACGTCGTGATTGCGAGCATGGGCGAGATTGCCGGCGCACTAATTGAACGTATTGATCACTGA
- a CDS encoding winged helix-turn-helix domain-containing protein codes for MSENLDFLGQLDPDDPKQASQQIANKLRAAILTRRLAPGDKLPSQPELATRYGVARETVKRALDLLRTERLIVSRQGSGAFVRAQTQRAVELRPHIEAAFDRPHVSIDFAGFSGETLRDALAETLDKVRVGRLAPETIAVRVLLSDMTAPMALPARAETQADDPAVRERAERITRRAADGIIDQVTELGDLGLIRSTTVEVRLHRASPLFKLYILNSEEVFYGFYPVTERTVSIKGEPMAIYDLMGKDVPLFHYAVTDDDTSHGTQFVEASRQWFDSVWSTIAYLYDA; via the coding sequence GTGAGCGAGAACCTTGACTTCCTCGGCCAGCTAGACCCCGACGACCCGAAACAGGCGTCACAGCAGATCGCGAACAAGCTGCGGGCGGCCATCCTCACGCGCCGACTCGCCCCCGGTGACAAGCTGCCGTCGCAGCCTGAGCTAGCCACCCGCTACGGCGTGGCACGAGAGACGGTCAAACGAGCCCTAGACCTGCTCCGGACAGAGCGGCTGATCGTGTCCCGGCAGGGCAGCGGCGCGTTCGTCCGGGCGCAAACACAGCGAGCCGTCGAGCTGCGCCCGCACATCGAAGCAGCGTTCGATCGGCCTCACGTCAGCATCGACTTCGCCGGGTTCTCCGGCGAGACGCTGCGCGACGCGCTCGCCGAAACACTCGACAAGGTGCGCGTCGGCCGACTCGCGCCCGAGACGATCGCCGTGCGAGTCCTGCTCTCCGACATGACCGCACCGATGGCACTGCCGGCACGGGCCGAGACACAAGCCGACGATCCTGCGGTACGCGAACGCGCCGAGCGAATCACCCGCCGAGCAGCAGACGGCATCATCGATCAGGTCACCGAGCTAGGCGACCTTGGCCTGATCCGGTCGACCACCGTTGAGGTACGGCTACACCGGGCGTCCCCGCTGTTCAAGCTCTACATCCTCAACAGCGAAGAGGTCTTCTACGGCTTCTATCCCGTCACGGAGCGCACCGTATCGATCAAGGGTGAGCCGATGGCCATCTATGACCTGATGGGCAAGGACGTGCCGCTGTTCCACTACGCCGTGACCGACGACGACACCTCACATGGCACACAGTTCGTAGAAGCGTCCCGCCAATGGTTTGACTCGGTGTGGTCGACCATCGCCTACCTGTACGACGCATGA
- a CDS encoding DUF6284 family protein: MNSYDLTDAGPEGPSVDDLAEIEREMPLIDAEVLLLDAQITILCADPAPSDLDWQRVRRARKRVLREARALLAVRAASSRAA, translated from the coding sequence GTGAACAGCTACGACCTGACCGACGCCGGCCCGGAGGGTCCGAGCGTCGATGACCTCGCGGAGATCGAGCGGGAGATGCCGCTGATCGACGCCGAAGTGCTGCTGCTGGATGCGCAGATCACCATCCTGTGCGCCGATCCCGCCCCGTCCGACCTGGACTGGCAGCGGGTACGCCGGGCGCGTAAGCGGGTGCTGCGGGAGGCTCGCGCGCTGCTGGCCGTGCGTGCCGCGTCGAGCCGGGCCGCGTAG
- a CDS encoding cell division protein FtsK, producing MTAPDDDRFDWQAAEADLTDAPGAEVVDLDDARARRAPRPRPAAGDTHFDMPLDESPQRGGMLVDPPPASPSGRRPILPAGWSGWRNIKHSVRQAAELAAYRAGFHALRAPWYAAQAAFWATVGVFRVTGRQLRWWWVAEQTGLRQAAADANDPAMWHKLHREVKATRAWRGFVLTAEALTLAIGGPIVWATAPWWALTAGAGLAVAYLAHVGRPDDRPIITPATVAGRFRRVNPDIILRAYYAAALGNPDKQHQRVEFGSTMARDASGTGSQVSIDLPYGKTFDDAVKARGAIASGLDVAVSQVFISRDPTSHRRHTLWVADRDPLAVGAGRTPLLRCKPTDIWAPAPFGLDERGNKVSIDLMWTSMLIGAQPRQGKTFAARSLALYGALDPYVKLSVFDGGGKPDWRKFSLVADRCAFGLAMTRDGDPGEILLDALRELKADVQDRYERLSALPVDVCPEGKLTREIARDPRYRMPVRMVVLDEFQEYFDLGEQSKEIAALLVYLVKVAPAAGVILIDATQRPSGVGTGQVATQFVSYRDNHQVRFSLRTGSWQVSDLVLGSGAYSEGHDSSTLLPTYKGVGILRGASDATPTVRTYLADQEDAEKILIAARKLREAAGTLTGMAAGEDITRASRDVLADVRSLFGPGERGLQWEDIAARLAQRMPEHYADLTAESISAQVRAFGVPSVDVKRAGKALKGAKADAIDTAIDRRKTA from the coding sequence ATGACTGCCCCTGATGATGACCGTTTCGACTGGCAGGCGGCGGAAGCCGACCTGACCGACGCTCCCGGCGCTGAGGTTGTGGACCTGGACGATGCTCGCGCCCGCCGGGCACCCCGGCCCCGGCCTGCGGCCGGTGACACGCACTTCGACATGCCCCTCGATGAGTCGCCGCAGCGCGGCGGCATGCTGGTGGACCCGCCGCCGGCCTCGCCGTCCGGGCGACGGCCGATCCTGCCTGCCGGTTGGTCGGGGTGGCGCAACATCAAGCACAGCGTGCGGCAGGCCGCCGAGTTGGCCGCCTACCGGGCCGGGTTCCACGCGCTGCGCGCCCCCTGGTACGCGGCTCAGGCCGCGTTCTGGGCCACGGTCGGGGTGTTCCGGGTGACTGGCCGTCAGTTGCGCTGGTGGTGGGTGGCGGAGCAGACCGGGTTGCGGCAGGCCGCCGCCGACGCGAACGACCCGGCGATGTGGCACAAGCTGCACCGGGAGGTGAAGGCCACCCGGGCGTGGCGCGGGTTCGTGCTCACCGCAGAGGCGCTGACCCTCGCCATCGGCGGGCCGATCGTGTGGGCGACCGCCCCGTGGTGGGCGCTGACCGCCGGTGCCGGCCTGGCCGTGGCCTACCTGGCGCACGTCGGCCGACCCGATGACCGACCGATCATCACCCCGGCGACCGTGGCGGGACGGTTTCGGCGGGTGAACCCGGACATCATCCTGCGCGCCTACTACGCGGCCGCGCTGGGCAACCCGGACAAGCAGCATCAGCGGGTGGAGTTCGGGTCCACGATGGCGCGGGACGCGTCGGGTACCGGGTCGCAGGTGTCGATTGATCTGCCGTACGGCAAGACGTTCGATGACGCGGTGAAGGCGCGTGGCGCGATCGCGTCGGGTCTGGACGTTGCTGTGTCGCAGGTGTTCATCTCCCGCGACCCGACCTCGCACCGGCGGCACACGCTGTGGGTGGCCGACCGTGACCCCCTCGCTGTGGGGGCTGGGCGGACGCCGCTGCTGCGGTGCAAGCCCACCGACATTTGGGCACCGGCCCCGTTCGGGCTGGACGAGCGCGGCAACAAGGTCTCCATTGACCTGATGTGGACGTCGATGTTGATCGGGGCGCAGCCCCGGCAGGGTAAGACGTTCGCCGCCCGCTCCCTGGCGTTGTACGGGGCGCTCGACCCGTACGTCAAGCTGTCCGTGTTCGATGGCGGCGGTAAGCCGGACTGGCGGAAGTTCTCCCTTGTCGCGGACCGGTGCGCGTTCGGTCTGGCGATGACCCGCGACGGTGACCCCGGCGAGATCCTGTTGGACGCGCTGCGGGAGTTGAAGGCCGACGTTCAGGACCGTTACGAGCGGCTGTCCGCGCTGCCGGTAGACGTGTGCCCGGAAGGCAAGCTGACCCGCGAGATCGCCCGCGACCCGCGCTACCGCATGCCCGTGCGGATGGTCGTGCTGGACGAGTTTCAGGAGTACTTCGACCTGGGCGAGCAGTCCAAGGAGATCGCCGCGCTGCTCGTCTATCTGGTCAAAGTCGCCCCGGCCGCCGGGGTGATCCTGATCGACGCCACGCAACGCCCGTCCGGGGTCGGCACCGGTCAAGTCGCCACTCAGTTCGTGTCCTACCGGGACAACCACCAAGTGCGGTTCTCCCTGCGTACCGGCTCGTGGCAGGTCAGTGACCTGGTACTCGGGTCCGGCGCGTACTCGGAGGGACATGACTCGTCCACGCTGCTACCCACCTACAAGGGCGTCGGCATCCTGCGCGGCGCGTCCGACGCCACCCCGACCGTGCGCACCTACCTGGCAGATCAGGAGGACGCCGAGAAAATCCTGATCGCGGCGCGGAAACTGCGCGAGGCCGCCGGCACCCTCACCGGGATGGCGGCCGGTGAGGACATCACCCGCGCCTCCCGCGACGTGCTGGCCGATGTGCGGTCACTGTTCGGGCCGGGCGAGCGCGGGTTGCAGTGGGAAGACATCGCCGCCCGCCTCGCGCAGCGCATGCCGGAGCACTACGCCGACCTGACCGCCGAATCGATCTCCGCTCAGGTCCGCGCGTTCGGTGTACCGAGCGTAGATGTCAAGCGCGCCGGCAAGGCCCTCAAGGGAGCCAAAGCCGACGCCATCGACACCGCGATCGACCGCCGCAAGACCGCCTGA
- a CDS encoding phosphoadenosine phosphosulfate reductase gives MQSTAALVLAAQGRIDFGVFLFANVGDDSEDPATLTYLERYAMPYAALHGIQLHELHRQRRDGSRETLYGRLTRDGSRSLPIPVRMSNGAPGTRSCTADFKIKVIGRWVKAHGASADNPAIVGVGISLDEIERVNNRRSEPYERTVYPLLDHAPPLRRDDCARIITAAGLPVPPKSACWFCPFRRPATWAETRRDRPEMFQRACDLEALLNQRRAALGRDPVYLTRFNRPLADAISTAQDMLPGFDTADALCDNGACFT, from the coding sequence GTGCAGTCCACCGCCGCGCTGGTCCTGGCCGCGCAGGGGCGGATCGACTTCGGGGTGTTCCTGTTCGCCAACGTGGGCGACGACTCCGAGGACCCGGCCACCCTTACCTACCTGGAGCGGTACGCCATGCCCTACGCGGCGCTGCATGGCATCCAGCTTCACGAGCTGCACCGCCAGCGCCGCGACGGCAGCCGGGAAACGCTGTACGGCAGGCTGACCCGCGACGGGTCGCGGTCGTTGCCGATCCCGGTGCGGATGTCCAACGGCGCCCCGGGCACCCGATCATGCACGGCCGATTTCAAAATCAAGGTCATAGGCCGGTGGGTCAAAGCCCACGGCGCGAGCGCCGACAACCCCGCCATCGTGGGTGTCGGGATCAGCCTGGATGAGATTGAGCGGGTCAACAACCGCCGGTCAGAGCCCTACGAGCGCACCGTCTACCCGCTGTTGGATCACGCACCGCCGCTGCGGCGCGACGACTGCGCCCGCATCATCACCGCCGCTGGTCTCCCGGTGCCGCCCAAGAGCGCGTGTTGGTTCTGCCCGTTTAGGCGGCCCGCGACGTGGGCCGAGACGCGCCGCGACCGGCCGGAGATGTTTCAGCGGGCGTGCGACCTGGAAGCACTGCTCAACCAGCGGAGGGCCGCGCTCGGCAGAGACCCGGTCTACCTCACCCGGTTCAACCGGCCGCTTGCCGACGCGATCAGCACGGCACAAGACATGCTGCCCGGCTTCGACACCGCCGACGCGCTGTGTGACAACGGCGCGTGCTTCACCTGA